The DNA region AATATGAAGCTCTACTAGTTAAACGCGGAAGATATGTGGAATTTAATTTATTATATGATAGAGGTACTAAATTTGGATTAATGACTGATGGTAACATTGATGCTATATTAATGTCACTTCCACCTGAAGTAAAGTGGCCATAAATTATTATAACAAATTAAAAACAAAGAATATAAAGTATAGTATTTACTAATATTATGAAAATGAAATAATATAATGTAGTATAAAAATTAAGCTATCACTGAAATATTAATAAGACAATAACCTATATACTGAATTTAAAATGAAAAAGCTTGTAATTAATTGTAATTTTGGTGGTCAAATAGCTCCTTTTACAGTAATGATAGGACAGCCAAAACCAGATCAGCATCCTTTGCATTTTCAAGCAAATTGGTTATCTACTGAAAGAGGAGGTGTAATTCCAGCTGAAGTAATGGATTCAATAACACAATTGGTAGAATTATCAAAAAAATATCAAGTGCCCATAGAGGAATTGGTGGTGTATGCTTTGGGATCTGCACAGGGCAATAATAACACAGCTACTGATAACAATGATCAAGATAATAATAATCAAGCCAAGCAAGAAAGCCAAGCTACAGTTAGCAGCGACAATCCAAATGACTAGACAAATTATTTTGCAAAAATAAGCAAAGTGTTTAATATAGTGCGATGTGAAGTTATGTATATGATTTTGTTTAATGGTAAGAACTGATTAACCGTGTTGTTCTACGAACAGAAGCTTACTGATATATGCCAATGGGTGACCCTATGTATGAGGCCGCCGTCAGGGCAATACATTCCACGTTTAAGAGAATTTAACTAACCAGAAGAAATAAGTTAGTACAAAAGTTACTGTAAGCTTTATACGCTTTATAAAAGCTGCTATTTAGTTTATTCTTAGTTTGAGTTGATAAAATTTAACTGTAGCTGTATTAATATTATTTGTCAATATGACAATAATATCTTGATGTCAATTGCAGAAATATATCATGAATTTATGTCTAATATTTAGCTAGTTGGAGTGCTAATTTTTAATAAAGCAACTTAAATTTATAGTTGATAACATTACTTAAAAATATTTTTTATTGTTACAAACGCCAGATTAGGATAAGTGGAAATATGAAATGTAGAGAATAAAAGGTATACAAAGAGAGAATGTTGAGTTATAAAAAAATTTAAATAAACAATGAATAACCCAACATGAAAAAATGTATTATAACAGTATACTATTTAATAGACAATTTTTGCAAGATATATCAAGAGTGAGAAAGAAAGAGATTAATACCAAGTGGTAATCAAAGAAACAGAGATGGGAAGTTGTCCTTAGCTGAGTTATTAACAATAGCGACATATTTTTATGTATCTTCATGCAAGGATTGTAAAAATTATTATCTATATTACTTGAGTTATAAACGTCAATTTAGGATAAGGAGTCAAGAGAAGAAGAGATAAGATGGGGATTAAGTTTAGAGATAGAATAACTAGCAAGAGAAACAATTATATGAACAAAGAAATTAAGAGGAGAAAGGTGTCTAGTATGCTCTAAATGGATATGTTTTTTTAGTACGTACATTAAAAACAGACTCAATTAAAGAACGTTTATTTAATAACCGCTTATCTTGTATATCCAATAAATATGTTTTCATATCTTTATGAAGATTAGTAAATAAACGTAGACCATTGGTCAGCCATTAAAAACTCAAATAGTTGTAGACAAGCAAACACACTAAGTAATATATACAGATTTTTCTATAAGAAATCCAAAATTCTTATCCATCCTAAGGTTAAAGCAATTACTGATACAAGATATCAAGGTATACAAAAAATGCACAATAATTCTGAATTACCAAAGAAAAAAAGCAAGAAAAATCCTTATAAAGGATATGGTTGCTCAAGGCGTTTTTGATATTAATAATCTTGAGAAAGTTGAAACATCAAAAATTAAATCAAAAAGACGTTGTATTCTATGCTACAGGCAAGCTAAAGCAGTTCAAGGCCTAGATGTTGTTAACACTTCACCGAAAAAACCAAAAAAATATCTTATTAATTTATTTAAATCAAAACAGAGTCAAGGTGAACGCAAGCATACATAAGGATTTTGATCGAGAAAGATTTTCTAAACATTTTGTCTATATTTGAGAATGATGATTGTGTAAATGTAAATAATGATCAAATATTTATCAGTACAACCATTATTGTTATGCTTATAAAAGTTAAGGCAATTACTGGCTTTCGGCGAATAATACTCGCTAATTCTGATAATTTGTTATTAGACCTAATAGCAGATTCAGCTTTTGCTTTGTCATTTAGCTCTAAGTATTCTTCTTTTGTATTATTATTGTCCTGTTCCACTATTCCTCCGCTTTTTGAATGTTAATGTTTCTACCTTATCAATAAATTGATTGAGTACTAATTTATCTTCATACCACCAGCAATTCACTAGGTAAAAGCCTAAAATAACACCAATTTGCTACCATTACTCCGGCAAGCTTTATATTACCTCTTGCTACAGCCCAAATCGATGATAAAATAGTTGCACTTGATATACCTATTGGGTTTTTAGTTTTCCACTAAAAAGTCAGTCTATTTTATTAAACTGCCCTTCAAGAGTATCAGCTAATGCTGGCTCAAAAGAAAAAACACAAGCAGTAATTATAATAATTAACAGCCCTACAACTACATTATTCCACTGTATTCCAAATGTAGGTTTTAGCATATTTAGTCGAGATTTTTGATATTTGATATATGAACATTGTTATTGCTTATTAGTAAATTTTGCATTATTCTCATAGTGCTAGTGAATTCCACGTTGAATAAAATTTTACTTTGAAGTGAGTTTCAGCGTTCCTTCCAGAACTTTAAGTCTTTGAAGTAAAAACTAGCATTTTAAGCCAGTTTTATTTTTCCTTAGTATTTCTACTTTGTTTTTTAGAAGGTTTTGCTGTTAATTCTTTTGTATTAACATCATTACTGAACAAGTTGGTATTGTTTTGTTTTGAATTATCATTTTCCTCTATTTTTGTAGCAGCATTAACAAAAGCATTACAGGGCTGGGAGTTTTTGGAGTAAAAGTTAACATTAAATCTTGAATTGTTTTGTATTCTCCTATTACAGTTAAATAAACTTTGTTTCCTTCTTCTCGTGGAGCAATAAACAAATATCCAGACTCATGAACTACAACTTCAGCTGCATTTTGAGGGTACATAAAAATATCATTGATTTTTTCATTTTTAAGATTAATTCTTGTTGGCCCACTATCAGAAATCTCAAGCTTTAGTAAATTGTCAGCTTCTAACTCATATTCTACTGCATATATATTACTAACGCCTACTAGTCCAATCAAACCTATCATAAACCTCAAAACTCTCATACTCATTTTTTTATCTCATTCTCTTTAACACCAGTCAACAATAAAAGGTAATTAGAGTTCGCTTGTAAGTCAGAAAGTAAGTCTTATCGACAGCTATATGTTTACTATCGCTAAACCAATAACGAAGCGTTCCACTAATTAATACTCCATTCATTTATCACTTCAACATTCTTTGAAAAAAAGACTGAAGATACATTTGAGCCTTTAACAAATTGCAAATGATTCTGAAAAAATTTATTTGAAGATTCAGTATTACTGAATACAACCTTCATGTCTGCTATTTGTCTTTCTACCTCATTCTTTCATCCATTGGGTTTATTCTCCTTTAGCAATATCCCTTTTTAACTGCTGTATCTTTTTTCTAGCTTCTGCTACCGTTAGATCGGGCGAATCTCCTATTTTCATTTTATATAATACACGCCATTAATGTTTATTCCTAAATATAGTCTTCTAAATCCAGTATATGATATTATAAACAGTAAGTTCCTTTGTGTTATATCTCTAAACTTGATTATTTTTTCTTCTTTGGTTGGTACTTTTATTTTATTTAATGCTGCTTGTGTAAATTTAAATACTTTTACTGGCATATTTATCACCCTTCATTAATTTAAAATTGAAGTAATTAAATAATAACTTATTAATTTTTAAAATTAGCTTAAACTTATAGTCTGTAGTATGGTTTTTATTGAATAGCAAATACTTTTGTAAAAATAAAAAATATTTTTAAGCGACGTTATCAATTGAAGGTTACTCTAAGCTTATCAACTATAAATTCAAGTTGCTGGATTAAAAATTAGCACTTCAACTAGCCAAATATTAGACATAAATTTACGTTATATTTCCGCAATTAACATCAAGATATTATTGTCATATTGACAAATAATATTAATACAGCTACAGTTAAATTCATGTATCAATTGGCTAACTCAGCCATCCTTACACCATCTCCAAAGCCTTATATTTCATCACTTGTACTTTGAATACTTACTTAATTACGTAAGACTTATAAGGACTTCTCAAGTTGTGTCATTAATCTTTACAAACTCGCTGACACCTGCGACCCCGGTGGTTGAAAATTTTTTGTATTTTCACTAGTTTGACCTCCAATCTTCTTTTGCCTACTATGTTCTAGAACATATAGGCTTCCACTACATCATACTTTCTGGGATATCACGTTCACCATTTGGTTTCAGTTCGAATGTTTCACTGTCTACGCTTTACTACTGTCGTTACCTTCAACTGCACAAGATTCGCTATATGGTTGAGCTAGCTTCTCCTTCCATAACTGGTCTTTAACCAGTAAGATTAATTCACCTTATCTTGACGCACCTACTATTCCTTACTTTGTATAAAAGTCCATCTAGCTTTTATGATTGTACAAGAACATTGACTATATAAATCAAACTTTTTAGCTTTTTGATGATGCACAAGTTAAATTGCGTAACTGTTTATGCGCTAAGTAAGTCAAAAAAAAAATTTTAAATACACTACCTATAACTCTACTAATTTTACAAGTTTAAATTCTTATAGCTTGATCTGGCAATAATACAGGTATTCCATTTTTAATTGGATAAGCTAATCTAGCTTCCTTGCTTATTAAAGTGCTACTTTTTTCGTCATAAACTAACTTACTTTTAGTAACCGGACATACTAAAATGTTGAGAAGGCTAGTAGAAATCTTCATAATTACTTATAGAACTTATGCAAGGTACTATTTAACAAAAAAAATTAGTAAAAATTACTTAATATCAAACTAATAATATAATGCAGTTAATTATGCATTTTAGAGCTAAGTAATTTAATTAATTAACTTAGCTCTACTAATTATCAATGGATAATACAGCTTGTTGCCAAGTAATTGGTTGGCCATCTAAATCTAGAACTACTTCGCCCGTGCTTTCATATTCAGCTGCTAAGAAAGAGCGAGATGAAGTTATTAATTTTACAGGCTTAATTTTTTGCTTATTATAAAAATAACCCTTGGCCACTTCACGAACAGTAGGGTTATTCTTAGATGCAGTTTTTGCTTTACCCTTAGACATTTTTAACTCCTAATTATTAGATTGATGCTTTGGTGATGGATATAATGTTAAAAATTTAATCTTTGTAAAATACTTCAAGTATAAGCGCTACTAAAACTTTGCATACTCAAAGAAAAAAATGGTTGCGGAGATAGGACTTGAACCTATGACCTTCAGGTTATGAGCCTGACGAGCTACCACTGCTCTACTCCGCGTTAAACTTATAACTTAATATTCTTCTTAAATTTATAACGCTGACACTGTATTACAGTATATAACAACATTATACTAAAAACAACTATTTTTTAGTAGTGAATAACCCTGGAAACCTGTTATTAAATTCATTAATATTCTTATTTGATGTATCAAATACGTTTCTTCCTTTTCCAGTCCATGCAGGATGTGTTCTATAATCCACGTCCATTAAAACCTCATCACCAGGATATGTAGACATAACTTCAAAAGTATCACCACTAATTTTAACAAATAGCCGCTTATAAGGAGGATGAATATTCTTTTTCATAATCAAAATTTAACTACTTTTACTTCCATTGTTTTTAATGATCTTCTTTACTTCTATAGCAAACTTAGATAAAATTTTATCACTAGCAGATAAAAGATAACAATCTAATCCCCCAACTTTATCTAGTGTTCTGATTGCTCTTGCCACAACTTTAAATTTAAAAGCCTTTTTAAGGCTATCACTAAACAAAGACACATTTTGTAAATTAGGCAAAAATTTACGCTTAGTTTTTCTTTGAGAATGAGATACATTATGTCCTGATTGAACACTTACACCTGTTAATTCACAAACTCTTGACATATTAATCTTAAAACTATTTAACTATTACAATGTTAAGTACCTTATACTAACACTTACTAGCATTGTGTCAAGCTATAATTTTATTTATTTATAAAATTGTCTAGTTGTATGGAAAATTACTATATAATCTGTATAATTAATAATTTTTAGTACATTAATACAAAATGCTCATTTGTAAAAGCTAATTTTGATATATTAAAACTTAACAGGTAAAACATACATGCATTTGCAACTTAAGAATTATGAATTCTGACTTACATAACTATTTGAAAGGAGTTTTTTGGTTTGTTCTGGCATTATTAAGTAGTGTGCTAAATGATATAATATCCAAAAAAATAGGCTTAAGTCTTAGCGCTGCTCAAATATCATTTCTGAGGTCTTTTGGAAGCACTTTAGCACTAATACCATTCATATTGTTTACTGGTATAAAAACTCTTAAGAGCAAAACATTAAAAATACATTTTCTAAGAGGAATATTATTATTTTGCTCTCTATCAACATGGGTATATGGGTTAACAATCACTTCTGTAGCATCAGTAACAATTATATCTTTTTCTATTCCATTAATTACATTAATTTTAGCTAATCTAGTACTCAACGAATATGTTAAATGGTATAGATGGGTTGCTACTATATTAGGATTTATAGGAGTAATAATTTCAATACCAACAACTAAAACAATATTTGATATTAGAATTTTAGTGCTGTTCTTATCAGCGTTTATTTTTGCTATACTTGATATTATTAATAAAAAATTTGTTAATAGCGAATCAATGCTATCAATGTTATTTTATTCTGCTTTTTTCACGACTATTGTGGCATTACCATTTGCATATTACTCATGGAAACCTCTAAACTATACCTATTGGCCTTTAATTTTTATTTTAGGTTGTAGCGCTAATTTAATTCTCTATTTTCTTCTTAAAGCTTTTAGTTTAGTAGATAGTAGCGCTGTTGCTCCTTACCGCTACATAGAACTAATACTTTCTGCTATAGCTGGATTTTTATATTTTAACGAAGCAGTAAGCTATTATATTTGGTTTGGAGGAGCAATTTTAATTTTTTCAACTACTTTCATATTTTATACTGAAAAATCTAATATCAACAAACATTAAAAATTATTAATTTTTAAATGCTAAACAAAAATTACAAAATTATTCTAAGTAGCTGTATTGCTAATATCTTTGAGTGGTATGATTATACGTTATTCATTCATTTCTCCATTACTATTGCAAACAACTTTTTTCCAAAAGCTAATCAATCAGCTATTTTATTAGAAGCATTCTTAGTTTTTGCAGTAGGATATTTAGTTAGGCCAATTGGAGGTATATTTTTTGGTATTATAGGAGATAAACTTGGTAGAAAAGAAGCAGTAGCAATGTCAGTAATATGCATTTCTTTACCAACTACACTTATCGGCATTTTGCCTACTTATCAATCAATAGGAATCAGTGCTACTATTATTATCACCATAACTAGGTTGCTACAAGGATTATCTGTCGGAGGCAATTTAACAGGTTCGGTATCATTCTTAATTGAACATAGCAATAAAAAAAACCATGGACTACTTGCTAGTCTGTTGATGTCGAGCTTGTGTATAGGTATATTGCTAGGGTTACTAACATCATACTTAATAAAATCTATTCTAACTCCAGAACAGTTTAATAATTGGGGCTGGCGCATTCCATTTTTACTTGGCTCTCCAATAATTTTACTAGGCATTTATATTAAATATGCTATTCAGGACACTCCAATTTTTAAGCAGATGAAAACTGCTAATAAAATTGAAAATTTTCCACTCAGAAAAACTTTGAGATTACACTGGAAAGACATATTAATTTCTATTATGATTAACTCTACTGGATCAGTTATATTTTACTTTGAAGCAGCGTATTTAATAAATTACTTAGAGTTTAATAAAGGATTTGATAAAATAGCAATTGATTTTCTAAACAGGTGTTGCTGTATAATAATGGCTATAGTTACACTGCTTAGTGGATGGCTATATGATCGAATAGGAGCTAAAAAATTATACACAACAATCATTACGTTAATTATATTATCTATTGGATTCATAACTCAATTACTAGAGCAAGAAAACTTTAATCTAGTTATTTGTGCTCAAGTTGCAATAGCGATTTTAGCGGCATTATATATAGGGTCTGAACCAGCTATGCAAAGTGCATTGTATTCTAATAACATTAGAAATACAGCATTATCTTTATCATACAATATTTCAGTAAGTATTTTTGGTGGAACTGCTCCAATTATTTTTGAATATTTAGTGCAAACTACAGGATCTCTTAATTCTGTAGCATATTATATTACAGCTTGCTCACTTATAAGCTTGATAGGAATATGTTTATATAAACCAAGTTCAGATATATAAGAAATATATGATAGAATATATTAAAAATTGATCTTGCTATAACCAAACTACTATAAAATAGTCATAATAGTTTGACTATCACTATGACTTAGATATACTTTTCAAAAAGTATATAACATAACTGTTTTATACTAGGTTAGCTATAGCATTTGTTTTTTCTGTTACCTATACCTTCATCAGCTTACCTTACGGCTCACATTCCAAATTGGAAGAGATACAGGCTTATTGTGTTCTATCTATATATAACATAAATGTGTTGTGTTCTACCTATCTACAGGTGATCTTAAAGTCTACGTATTGCCAAGTGCCAAAGCAAATAACCAGATCACTTCTCTTTTAAGCAAAGCCTTACAGTATCTTTGGATTTTTATTAATAACGACATTTATCAGTAGTTCGCTTATGTTAACCTTACAATTCTAGCCTAGTCTCTAACCACATAATACTAGTAATCTAATCTTCCTCTCACGATTTCGATCCACTTTCGAGCAGAGTACATTGTCCTAATAGCTTTTTATATTTTTTTATATCGAATCACTTCTTTGCATATATCAACACAGGCTACCTTGGCAGAACAACATGTTTAATCTATTTTCATAGTCAAACAATCATATACATAACTTCACATCTCACATTCTCAAAATATTTTAATTTGCTATTTTCAATATAACAATTATAATTAATGTAGTTTTTATCAATTTATAGTAGTATTACTAATATGCCACGTACAGTTTCAGATTCATCAGAAGATAAAGAAGAACAATTAGTTACTAAAATAGTAGAATTAGAACAAGCATTAAAAGGTTTAGAGCAACCACTCGACAAGTATATCAAGAAGCATGGACTTACTGAGCAATCAAAGAAGCTTTTAGATGGGCTAACGAGCTCACAGGAAGAACTAGAAAAGCTGAAATTAAATAACGAGACTACTAATACTGAACCTATTTGGACATCATTAATAAAAGCACTTACTAAGTTTATATCAACAATCAAGGAATGGATAACAGGAGAACCAGATCAAAGTGTATCCAACTCTATAGATAAAATTAGTAGTTTTATTGAAGAAGCTGAAAAGGTTGTACGAGAAGACCCTAGTATGCTACAAAACGTATGTAATAAATTTAAAAAGCTTTATAGTAGTACAATAAGTAGCACTACTCCTGAAAAAGGTATTGGGGCAACAAATCCATCACCAGAAGAAGCAGCACATACTTCACTCAAAGGTGGAGCTGTAGGATTTGCAGCACTTGCTGAACAACTAGCTCAAAAGTATGGGCATGGCAGCACAAGAGATGAGGAGGATAGCAGCAAGAGCAAGCATAATAAAAAATCTTTACTAGGATCTTCTGAAGCTTTAGCAAGCTCTTCAGCATCTTTTTTAGAAACTACAAAACAGCTAAGCAGCAATCTTAATCCTTCCGCTACTCCAAAAACAACTCCAAAAGGTAAAAAAGGTGGATATAGTAAGTAACTATGAATGTATTGCGTTTGCGTTTTATTTAAAAAATTGAAAATTGAGAAAGAGAGAAAAAAACACAAAACCAACTTTGTCCTGTAGAGTTTTACTAGAGCAACCAGTAACAGTATAAAAATTCACACAATATAAGGAAAAAAAGATAAGAAAATGCATAGCAATACTAAAGCACATTGCTATGCTGCGCTATTTATAGTCATTTACAATGAGGTTTGAGCATAGAAAAAAGCGATAATAGCTTTCACCATAAGATTTACCAACACACAAACTTCATTGTAAATGACTATAAAAGTAGCAACCAGCCAATAGAATATTCTTAGATAAAACTATTTAGTTGCATTGCTTTTCTTTGTTTTTTCTTTTAACAACAATAGAGTCTAGTTATCACATAATTCAATAATGATTGAACATTAAACTGCTCTGCAGCAGGATCATTAATTAATAATTTAGGTATAAAGACATTACTTAGCATTGCAATACTAACTGACTTAGATGGGACATACCACAATTCACTTCTTGCACAATAATTACCATTATGACCATAAACCTTCTTTCCATTAGCCAATAATCCAATTTTTAATCCATACCCGTAATATGACTCTGTAAATAACTTATTTTCATCTGTATCATTAATCACAGCATGCGATGTTGTCATTTTTATATATGAATCTTTACTAATAATTTGCATATTATGTAAAGCTAAATTCCATTTATGGAGATCATACACATTAGATATAACTCCTCCAGCCGAAAAAGCAGCAAGCATCCTACTCTGCAATTTTACTAATGATACATCTTTCTGATTCATATTACGCTGAAACACGCATGTATCTGGAATTCTTTTACTACCTAGCATCTGTATCTTAAATCCTTCTTGAAAAGTTAAGAGGTATGTACTATTCATTTTTAGCGGTTTAAATAAATTTTCAGCAAAAAAATCTTTTAGTTCTTGCTTACTCACATTTTCAATGATCAGCCCTAAAATAAAATACCCTATATTAGAATAATGGTACTGCCTAACAGATTGTAACTGCTGATCAACAATGGAATTTAATATAATTTGTTTAATTTCCATATCACTCATTTCTGGTCTAAACAATTTTTTAGAAACATCTGAACTGTTTATACCTTTAGGATCCACTATACCGCTAGTATGACTCAGCAGCTGATGAATACTTACTGTATTACTCCAAGCAGGAATTTTGCCATTAAGCCAATAATTCTCAGGTATGTACTTAGCAATACAATCATCTAACTTTAATTTCCCCTGCTCATACAGAATCATAATAGCAACTGCAGTCATTGATTTAGTAATAGAAGCAATTGGCATCAAAACATCATACTTTATTTTATGTTGTTTTGTACTGCAATCAAAATGCCCTACTGCTCCTCGAGCAATAATTTTATTTTTATCAGTAGCAATATAATAACTAGCGTTAATATTCATATTCTTTAGATAGTTACTAATATCCTTACTCATAGTTTTATTGCTTTTAGCAAAAGAAGCGCTTGGTATTAGTAGTAAAATCAATACTAATAAAATATAAAATTTTGTTATTTTCATTATCTTCATATCTATATTCTTTTATTAAAATAATTTATTTAATTCTTTCTTTAGATATTAACTTTAGCTGTAACTCATGTAATTGTTTGTCAGTTACAGCTGCAGGACACCCCATTAATAAATCTTCAGCCTGTTGATTCATTGGAAATGCAATTACTTCACGAATATTAACAGAATTAGTTAATAGCATTAGTATTCGATCAATTCCAGGAGCAATACCACCATGAGGTGGAGCTCCATAGCAAAAAGCCCTAATCATTGCTCCAAATTGCTTATCAACCTCATCCTTTGAATAACCAACTATAGCAAATGCCTTATACATTAAATCTGGCTTATGATTTCTAATAGCTCCACTAGATAACTCAACCCCATTACATACTATATCATATTGAAACGCTTTAATACTAAGTAAATCCTCAACAGTTTTAGCTTTATTGAAAGCTTCTATTCCTCCTTGTGGCATCGAAAAAGGATTATGACTAAATGTTATTTTATTTATTTCAGAATCTAACTGGTAAAAAGGAAAATCAATAACCCAACAAAATTTATAACAATCTGTTTTTATTATGTTTAACTCTTCTCCTACTTTAGCTCTAATTTTAGCTGCAACTTTAGTAGCATCATTTTCTTTATCACAAATAAAAAATATTGCATCTCCATCCTGGCATTTAACCAGTTTTTTAATTCGAGCTAATAATGCTTCATCAAAAAATTTAGCTATAGATCCCTTAACACCATCATTAGTAAACTGAATGTAAGCTAGCCCACTAGCCCCAAGATGTTTAGCGTATTCAATCATTTTATCAAAAAAGCTGCGAGGCTTATTAGCTGACATTGGTGCTGGAATTGCTCTTACAACAGCACCACAATTAATACTATCTTTTAAGGTAGTAAACTCAGAGCATTGAAAAATATCAGTTACATCACTAATCTGAATAGGATTACGTAAATCTGGCTTATCTGAACCATACCTTAGCATTGACTCATCATAAGTAATACGTGGAAATGGTATATTAGTAATAGAGTAATTGGAAAATTTTTTAAATGTATTGTAAAGAACTGGTTCAACAAGCCCAAAAACATCTTCTTGAGTAACAAAAGCCATTTCAATATCTAATTGATAAAACTCTCCTGGAGATCGATCAGCTCTTGCATCCTCATCCCTAAAACACGGAGCAATTTGAAAATATTTATCAAATCCTGACATCATTATTAACTGCTTAAACTGTTGAGGAGCTTGTGGTAAAGCATAAAATTTACCAGGATGCAATCTACTTGGTACCAAAAAATCTCGAGCTCCTTCAGGAGAGCTTGCTGTAAGTATAGGTGTTTGAAATTCAATAAAACCATTACTAAGCATCTGATTTCTTAGCTCTTGAATCACTTTTGACCTTAAGACAATATTCTGATGTAATCTTGCTCCACGCAGGTCAAGAAAGCGGTACTTTAACCTAGTTTCTTCTGGAGCTTCATATTCACCATTAATTTGTAAAGGTAACTCTTCAGCAAATGACTCAACAACATAACTGCTTACTACTACTTCAACATCGCCAGTACTAATATTCTTGTTAATAGTTTCATTACTTCTAGCAACAACAGCTCCTTCCACAGTAATCACAGTTTCAAATTTTATTTTACTAATTTCTGCTTGGACAGCAGAACAATCATCATTGAATACAAGTTGAATAATACCATAATGATCTCTTAAATCGATAAACAATAACCCACCATGATCACGCCTTCTATACAACCATCCTGATAACTTAACTTGCAGGCCAACGTGGGCTAAACTAAGCTCCCCGCATGTATGTGTTCTGTAT from Orientia tsutsugamushi str. Boryong includes:
- the rpmE gene encoding 50S ribosomal protein L31, whose amino-acid sequence is MKKNIHPPYKRLFVKISGDTFEVMSTYPGDEVLMDVDYRTHPAWTGKGRNVFDTSNKNINEFNNRFPGLFTTKK
- the aspS gene encoding aspartate--tRNA ligase — encoded protein: MHKYRTHTCGELSLAHVGLQVKLSGWLYRRRDHGGLLFIDLRDHYGIIQLVFNDDCSAVQAEISKIKFETVITVEGAVVARSNETINKNISTGDVEVVVSSYVVESFAEELPLQINGEYEAPEETRLKYRFLDLRGARLHQNIVLRSKVIQELRNQMLSNGFIEFQTPILTASSPEGARDFLVPSRLHPGKFYALPQAPQQFKQLIMMSGFDKYFQIAPCFRDEDARADRSPGEFYQLDIEMAFVTQEDVFGLVEPVLYNTFKKFSNYSITNIPFPRITYDESMLRYGSDKPDLRNPIQISDVTDIFQCSEFTTLKDSINCGAVVRAIPAPMSANKPRSFFDKMIEYAKHLGASGLAYIQFTNDGVKGSIAKFFDEALLARIKKLVKCQDGDAIFFICDKENDATKVAAKIRAKVGEELNIIKTDCYKFCWVIDFPFYQLDSEINKITFSHNPFSMPQGGIEAFNKAKTVEDLLSIKAFQYDIVCNGVELSSGAIRNHKPDLMYKAFAIVGYSKDEVDKQFGAMIRAFCYGAPPHGGIAPGIDRILMLLTNSVNIREVIAFPMNQQAEDLLMGCPAAVTDKQLHELQLKLISKERIK
- a CDS encoding DUF2610 domain-containing protein is translated as MKKLVINCNFGGQIAPFTVMIGQPKPDQHPLHFQANWLSTERGGVIPAEVMDSITQLVELSKKYQVPIEELVVYALGSAQGNNNTATDNNDQDNNNQAKQESQATVSSDNPND
- a CDS encoding DMT family transporter; translated protein: MNSDLHNYLKGVFWFVLALLSSVLNDIISKKIGLSLSAAQISFLRSFGSTLALIPFILFTGIKTLKSKTLKIHFLRGILLFCSLSTWVYGLTITSVASVTIISFSIPLITLILANLVLNEYVKWYRWVATILGFIGVIISIPTTKTIFDIRILVLFLSAFIFAILDIINKKFVNSESMLSMLFYSAFFTTIVALPFAYYSWKPLNYTYWPLIFILGCSANLILYFLLKAFSLVDSSAVAPYRYIELILSAIAGFLYFNEAVSYYIWFGGAILIFSTTFIFYTEKSNINKH
- a CDS encoding serine hydrolase domain-containing protein, producing MKITKFYILLVLILLLIPSASFAKSNKTMSKDISNYLKNMNINASYYIATDKNKIIARGAVGHFDCSTKQHKIKYDVLMPIASITKSMTAVAIMILYEQGKLKLDDCIAKYIPENYWLNGKIPAWSNTVSIHQLLSHTSGIVDPKGINSSDVSKKLFRPEMSDMEIKQIILNSIVDQQLQSVRQYHYSNIGYFILGLIIENVSKQELKDFFAENLFKPLKMNSTYLLTFQEGFKIQMLGSKRIPDTCVFQRNMNQKDVSLVKLQSRMLAAFSAGGVISNVYDLHKWNLALHNMQIISKDSYIKMTTSHAVINDTDENKLFTESYYGYGLKIGLLANGKKVYGHNGNYCARSELWYVPSKSVSIAMLSNVFIPKLLINDPAAEQFNVQSLLNYVITRLYCC
- the rpmB gene encoding 50S ribosomal protein L28, giving the protein MSRVCELTGVSVQSGHNVSHSQRKTKRKFLPNLQNVSLFSDSLKKAFKFKVVARAIRTLDKVGGLDCYLLSASDKILSKFAIEVKKIIKNNGSKSS
- a CDS encoding MFS transporter, yielding MLNKNYKIILSSCIANIFEWYDYTLFIHFSITIANNFFPKANQSAILLEAFLVFAVGYLVRPIGGIFFGIIGDKLGRKEAVAMSVICISLPTTLIGILPTYQSIGISATIIITITRLLQGLSVGGNLTGSVSFLIEHSNKKNHGLLASLLMSSLCIGILLGLLTSYLIKSILTPEQFNNWGWRIPFLLGSPIILLGIYIKYAIQDTPIFKQMKTANKIENFPLRKTLRLHWKDILISIMINSTGSVIFYFEAAYLINYLEFNKGFDKIAIDFLNRCCCIIMAIVTLLSGWLYDRIGAKKLYTTIITLIILSIGFITQLLEQENFNLVICAQVAIAILAALYIGSEPAMQSALYSNNIRNTALSLSYNISVSIFGGTAPIIFEYLVQTTGSLNSVAYYITACSLISLIGICLYKPSSDI
- a CDS encoding Trm112 family protein, which encodes MKISTSLLNILVCPVTKSKLVYDEKSSTLISKEARLAYPIKNGIPVLLPDQAIRI